A part of Escherichia marmotae genomic DNA contains:
- the nusA gene encoding transcription termination factor NusA, with the protein MNKEILAVVEAVSNEKALPREKIFEALESALATATKKKYEQEIDVRVQIDRKSGDFDTFRRWLIVDEVTQPTKEITLEAARYEDESLNLGDYVEDQIESVTFDRITTQTAKQVIVQKVREAERAMVVDQFREHEGEIITGVVKKVNRDNISLDLGNNAEAVILREDMLPRENFRPGDRVRGVLYSVRPEARGAQLFVTRSKPEMLIELFRIEVPEIGEEVIEIKAAARDPGSRAKIAVKTNDKRIDPVGACVGMRGARVQAVSTELGGERIDIVLWDDNPAQFVINAMAPADVASIVVDEDKHTMDIAVEAGNLAQAIGRNGQNVRLASQLSGWELNVMTVDDLQAKHQAEAHAAIDTFTRYLDIDEDFATVLVEEGFSTLEELAYVPMKELLEIEGLDEPTVEALRERAKNALATIAQAQEESLGDNKPADDLLNLEGMDRDLAFKLAARGVCTLEDLAEQGIDDLADIEGLTDEKAGALIMAARNICWFGDEA; encoded by the coding sequence ATGAACAAAGAAATTTTGGCTGTAGTTGAAGCCGTCTCCAATGAAAAGGCGCTGCCTCGCGAGAAAATTTTCGAAGCGTTGGAAAGCGCGCTGGCTACAGCAACCAAGAAAAAATATGAACAAGAGATCGACGTCCGCGTACAGATCGATCGCAAAAGCGGTGATTTTGACACCTTCCGTCGTTGGCTGATTGTTGATGAAGTCACTCAGCCAACTAAAGAAATCACCCTTGAAGCCGCGCGTTATGAAGATGAAAGCCTGAACCTGGGCGATTACGTTGAAGATCAGATTGAGTCTGTCACCTTTGACCGTATTACGACCCAGACGGCAAAGCAGGTTATCGTGCAGAAAGTTCGTGAAGCCGAACGTGCGATGGTTGTTGATCAGTTCCGTGAACACGAAGGTGAAATCATCACCGGCGTGGTGAAAAAAGTAAACCGCGATAATATCTCTCTGGATCTGGGCAACAATGCTGAAGCTGTGATCCTGCGTGAAGATATGCTGCCGCGTGAGAACTTCCGCCCAGGTGACCGCGTTCGTGGCGTGCTCTATTCTGTTCGCCCGGAAGCGCGTGGTGCGCAACTTTTCGTTACCCGTTCCAAGCCAGAAATGCTGATCGAACTGTTCCGCATTGAAGTGCCGGAAATTGGCGAAGAAGTTATTGAAATTAAAGCAGCGGCTCGCGATCCGGGATCTCGTGCGAAAATCGCGGTGAAAACCAACGATAAACGTATCGATCCGGTAGGTGCTTGCGTGGGTATGCGTGGTGCACGTGTTCAGGCTGTTTCCACTGAACTTGGCGGCGAGCGTATCGATATCGTCCTGTGGGATGATAATCCGGCGCAATTCGTTATTAACGCGATGGCACCGGCAGACGTTGCTTCTATCGTGGTGGATGAAGATAAACACACCATGGATATCGCTGTTGAAGCCGGTAACCTGGCGCAGGCGATTGGGCGTAATGGTCAGAACGTGCGTCTGGCTTCGCAGTTGAGTGGTTGGGAACTTAACGTAATGACCGTTGACGACCTGCAAGCTAAACATCAGGCGGAAGCGCACGCAGCGATCGACACCTTCACCCGTTATCTCGACATTGACGAAGACTTCGCCACTGTCCTGGTAGAAGAAGGCTTCTCGACTCTGGAAGAACTGGCCTACGTGCCGATGAAAGAGCTGCTGGAAATTGAAGGCCTTGATGAGCCGACTGTTGAAGCACTGCGCGAGCGTGCTAAAAATGCACTGGCCACCATTGCACAGGCCCAGGAAGAAAGCCTCGGTGATAACAAACCGGCTGACGATCTGCTGAATCTTGAAGGGATGGATCGTGATTTAGCATTCAAACTGGCCGCCCGTGGCGTTTGTACGCTGGAAGATCTCGCCGAACAGGGCATTGATGATCTGGCTGATATCGAAGGGTTGACCGACGAAAAAGCCGGAGCACTGATTATGGCTGCCCGTAATATTTGCTGGTTCGGTGACGAAGCGTAA
- the rimP gene encoding ribosome maturation factor RimP — protein sequence MSTLEQKLTEMITAPVEALGFELVGIEFIRGRTSTLRIYIDSEDGINVDDCADVSHQVSAVLDVEDPITVAYNLEVSSPGLDRPLFTAEHYARFVGEEVTLVLRMAVQNRRKWQGVIKAVDGEMITVTVEGKDEVFALSNIQKANLVPHF from the coding sequence TTGTCCACATTAGAGCAAAAATTAACAGAGATGATTACTGCGCCAGTTGAGGCCCTGGGTTTTGAACTGGTTGGCATCGAGTTTATTCGCGGTCGCACATCCACACTGCGCATCTATATTGATAGTGAAGATGGCATCAATGTTGATGATTGTGCTGATGTGAGCCACCAGGTAAGTGCTGTGTTGGATGTTGAAGATCCCATCACCGTTGCTTATAACCTGGAAGTCTCCTCACCGGGTCTCGATCGCCCACTGTTCACGGCTGAACACTACGCCCGTTTTGTCGGAGAAGAGGTCACTCTGGTACTCCGTATGGCGGTACAAAACCGTCGTAAATGGCAGGGCGTTATCAAAGCGGTAGACGGTGAAATGATCACAGTTACCGTCGAAGGTAAAGATGAAGTGTTCGCGCTGAGTAATATCCAGAAGGCGAACCTGGTTCCCCACTTTTAA
- the argG gene encoding argininosuccinate synthase: MTTILKHLPVGQRIGIAFSGGLDTSAALLWMRQKGAVPYAYTANLGQPDEEDYDAIPRRAMEYGAENARLIDCRKQLVAEGIAAIQCGAFHNTTGGLTYFNTTPLGRAVTGTMLVAAMKEDGVNIWGDGSTYKGNDIERFYRYGLLTNAELQIYKPWLDTDFIDELGGRHEMSEFMIACGFDYKMSVEKAYSTDSNMLGATHEAKDLEYLNSSVKIVNPIMGVKFWDESVKIPAEEVTVRFELGHPVALNGKTFSDDVEMMLEANRIGGRHGLGMSDQIENRIIEAKSRGIYEAPGMALLHIAYERLLTGIHNEDTIEQYHAHGRQLGRLLYQGRWFDSQALMLRDSLQRWVASQITGEVTLELRRGNDYSILNTVSDNLTYKPERLTMEKGDSVFSPDDRIGQLTMRNLDITDTREKLFGYAKTGLLSSSAASGVPQVENLENKGQ; this comes from the coding sequence ATGACGACGATTCTCAAGCATCTCCCGGTAGGTCAACGTATTGGTATCGCTTTTTCTGGCGGTCTGGACACCAGTGCCGCACTGCTGTGGATGCGACAAAAGGGAGCTGTCCCTTATGCATATACTGCAAATTTGGGCCAGCCAGACGAAGAGGATTATGATGCGATCCCTCGTCGAGCCATGGAATACGGCGCGGAGAATGCTCGTCTGATCGACTGCCGCAAACAACTGGTGGCTGAAGGTATTGCCGCTATTCAGTGTGGTGCTTTCCATAACACCACCGGCGGTCTGACCTATTTTAACACCACGCCACTGGGCCGCGCCGTAACCGGCACCATGCTGGTTGCTGCGATGAAAGAAGATGGCGTTAACATCTGGGGTGATGGCAGCACCTATAAAGGAAACGATATCGAACGTTTCTATCGTTACGGCCTGCTTACCAACGCCGAATTGCAGATTTACAAACCGTGGCTTGATACTGACTTTATTGATGAGTTAGGCGGTCGTCATGAAATGTCTGAATTTATGATTGCCTGCGGTTTCGACTACAAAATGTCGGTTGAAAAAGCCTACTCCACAGACTCCAACATGCTCGGCGCGACGCACGAAGCGAAAGATCTGGAATACCTCAACTCCAGCGTCAAAATCGTCAACCCGATTATGGGTGTGAAATTCTGGGACGAGAGCGTGAAGATCCCGGCAGAAGAAGTCACGGTACGTTTTGAGCTGGGGCATCCGGTAGCGCTAAACGGTAAAACCTTTAGCGACGATGTAGAAATGATGCTTGAAGCCAACCGCATTGGTGGCCGTCACGGCCTGGGCATGAGCGACCAGATCGAAAACCGTATCATCGAAGCGAAAAGCCGTGGTATCTACGAAGCTCCGGGGATGGCTCTGCTGCATATCGCTTATGAACGTCTGCTGACCGGTATTCACAACGAAGATACCATTGAGCAATATCACGCGCATGGTCGCCAGTTGGGACGTCTGCTGTATCAGGGACGTTGGTTCGACTCTCAGGCGCTGATGCTACGAGACTCCCTGCAACGCTGGGTTGCCAGCCAGATTACAGGTGAAGTTACCCTGGAACTGCGTCGCGGTAACGACTACTCCATCCTCAATACTGTCTCTGACAACCTGACTTATAAGCCAGAGCGTCTGACAATGGAAAAAGGTGACTCAGTGTTCTCACCAGACGATCGTATTGGTCAACTGACCATGCGTAACCTGGATATCACTGACACCCGCGAGAAACTTTTCGGTTATGCCAAAACTGGCCTGCTCTCCTCTTCTGCCGCTTCTGGCGTGCCGCAGGTTGAGAATCTGGAAAACAAAGGTCAGTAA
- the secG gene encoding preprotein translocase subunit SecG, with protein sequence MYEALLVVFLIVAIGLVGLIMLQQGKGADMGASFGAGASATLFGSSGSGNFMTRMTAVLATLFFIISLVLGNINSNKTNKGSEWENLSAPAKTEQTQPAAPAKPTSDIPN encoded by the coding sequence ATGTACGAAGCTCTTTTAGTAGTTTTCCTTATTGTAGCAATTGGCCTTGTTGGTCTGATCATGCTGCAGCAAGGTAAAGGCGCTGATATGGGAGCCTCCTTCGGAGCAGGCGCTTCCGCTACGCTGTTTGGTTCAAGTGGTTCTGGTAACTTCATGACCCGTATGACGGCTGTGCTGGCAACGTTGTTCTTCATCATCAGTCTGGTGTTGGGTAACATCAACAGTAATAAAACCAATAAAGGTAGCGAATGGGAAAATCTGAGTGCTCCGGCGAAAACCGAACAGACTCAGCCCGCTGCTCCGGCTAAGCCGACCAGCGATATCCCGAACTAA
- the glmM gene encoding phosphoglucosamine mutase: protein MSNRKYFGTDGIRGRVGDAPITPDFVLKLGWAAGKVLARHGSRKIIIGKDTRISGYMLESALEAGLAAAGLSALFTGPMPTPAVAYLTRTFRAEAGIVISASHNPFYDNGIKFFSIDGTKLPDAVEEAIEAEMEKEISCVDSAELGKASRIVDAAGRYIEFCKATFPNELSLSELKIVVDCANGATYHIAPNVLRELGANVIAIGCEPNGVNINAEVGATDVRALQARVLAEKADLGIAFDGDGDRVIMVDHEGNKVDGDQIMYIIAREGLRQGQLRGGVVGTLMSNMGLELALKQLGIPFARAKVGDRYVLEKMQEKGWRIGAENSGHVILLDKTTTGDGIVAGLQVLAAMARNHMSLHDLCSGMKMFPQILVNVRYTAGSGDPLEHESVKAVTAEVEAALGSRGRVLLRKSGTEPLIRVMVEGEDEAQVTEFAHRIADAVKAV, encoded by the coding sequence ATGAGTAATCGTAAATATTTCGGGACCGATGGGATTCGTGGTCGTGTTGGGGATGCGCCGATCACACCTGATTTTGTGCTTAAACTGGGCTGGGCTGCGGGTAAAGTACTGGCGCGGCACGGCTCCCGGAAGATCATTATCGGCAAAGATACCCGTATTTCTGGCTATATGTTGGAGTCGGCGCTGGAAGCCGGCCTAGCGGCAGCGGGCCTTTCCGCGCTCTTCACCGGCCCGATGCCAACACCGGCGGTGGCTTATCTGACACGCACCTTTCGTGCAGAGGCCGGGATTGTGATTTCTGCATCGCATAACCCGTTCTACGATAATGGTATTAAATTCTTTTCCATCGACGGCACTAAACTGCCAGATGCAGTCGAAGAAGCCATCGAAGCTGAAATGGAAAAAGAGATTAGCTGCGTTGATTCGGCAGAACTGGGTAAAGCCAGCCGTATTGTTGATGCTGCGGGTCGCTATATCGAATTTTGCAAAGCCACGTTCCCGAACGAACTTAGCCTCAGTGAACTGAAGATTGTGGTGGATTGCGCAAATGGTGCAACCTATCACATCGCTCCAAATGTACTGCGCGAGCTGGGAGCGAACGTAATCGCCATCGGTTGTGAGCCGAATGGTGTAAACATCAATGCCGAAGTGGGGGCAACTGATGTTCGTGCATTACAGGCGCGTGTACTGGCTGAAAAAGCGGATCTCGGCATTGCCTTTGACGGCGACGGCGACCGCGTCATCATGGTTGACCATGAAGGCAATAAAGTCGATGGCGATCAGATCATGTATATCATCGCGCGTGAAGGTCTTCGTCAGGGGCAGTTGCGTGGTGGCGTAGTGGGCACATTAATGAGCAATATGGGGCTGGAATTGGCGCTGAAACAGCTAGGTATTCCATTTGCTCGCGCAAAAGTGGGCGACCGCTATGTACTGGAAAAAATGCAGGAGAAAGGCTGGCGCATCGGCGCGGAGAACTCCGGTCATGTGATTCTGCTGGATAAAACCACCACCGGTGACGGCATCGTTGCCGGTTTGCAGGTACTGGCGGCGATGGCGCGCAACCACATGAGTCTGCACGACCTTTGCAGTGGCATGAAAATGTTCCCGCAGATTCTGGTTAACGTGCGTTATACCGCAGGCAGCGGCGATCCGCTTGAGCATGAATCAGTTAAAGCCGTGACAGCGGAAGTTGAAGCGGCGCTGGGTAGCCGTGGACGCGTGCTGCTGCGTAAATCTGGCACCGAGCCGTTGATTCGCGTGATGGTCGAAGGTGAAGACGAAGCACAGGTGACTGAATTTGCCCACCGTATCGCTGATGCGGTAAAAGCGGTTTAA
- the folP gene encoding dihydropteroate synthase → MKLFAQGSSLDLSHPHVMGILNVTPDSFSDGGTHNSLTDAVKHANLMINAGATIIDVGGESTRPGAAEVSVEEELQRVIPVVEAIAQRFEVWISVDTSKPEVIRESARVGAHIINDIRSLSEPGALEAAAETGLPVCLMHMQGNPKTMQEAPKYDDVFAEVNRYFIEQIARCEQAGIAKEKLLLDPGFGFGKNLSHNYSLLARLAEFHHFNLPLLVGMSRKSMIGQLLNVGPSERLSGSLACAVIAAMQGAHIIRVHDVKETVEVMRVVEATLSAKENKRYE, encoded by the coding sequence ATGAAACTCTTTGCCCAGGGCTCTTCACTGGATCTTAGCCATCCTCACGTAATGGGGATCCTCAACGTTACGCCAGATTCTTTCTCTGATGGCGGTACGCATAACTCACTGACTGATGCAGTGAAACATGCGAACCTGATGATCAACGCTGGCGCGACGATCATTGACGTTGGTGGAGAGTCCACGCGTCCAGGGGCAGCGGAAGTGAGTGTTGAAGAAGAGTTGCAGCGTGTTATTCCGGTGGTTGAGGCAATTGCGCAACGATTCGAAGTTTGGATCTCGGTCGATACTTCTAAACCGGAAGTCATCCGGGAATCGGCAAGAGTGGGCGCTCACATCATTAACGATATCCGATCCCTTTCCGAGCCAGGTGCTCTGGAAGCGGCTGCGGAAACCGGTTTACCCGTATGTCTGATGCATATGCAGGGAAATCCAAAGACCATGCAGGAAGCACCGAAATATGATGATGTCTTTGCTGAAGTGAATCGCTACTTTATTGAGCAAATAGCACGTTGTGAACAGGCGGGTATCGCAAAAGAGAAATTGTTGCTCGACCCCGGATTCGGTTTCGGTAAAAATCTCTCCCATAACTATTCATTACTGGCGCGTCTGGCTGAATTTCATCATTTCAATCTGCCGCTGTTGGTGGGTATGTCACGAAAATCGATGATTGGACAGCTACTGAATGTTGGGCCGTCTGAGCGTCTGAGCGGCAGTCTGGCTTGTGCGGTAATTGCCGCAATGCAGGGCGCGCACATTATTCGTGTTCATGACGTCAAAGAAACCGTAGAAGTGATGCGGGTGGTGGAAGCCACTCTGTCTGCAAAGGAAAATAAACGCTATGAGTAA
- the ftsH gene encoding ATP-dependent zinc metalloprotease FtsH, translating into MAKNLILWLVIAVVLMSVFQSFGPSESNGRKVDYSTFLQEVNNDQVREARINGREINVTKKDSNRYTTYIPVQDPKLLDNLLTKNVKVVGEPPEEPSLLASIFISWFPMLLLIGVWIFFMRQMQSGGGKGAMSFGKSKARMLTEDQIKTTFADVAGCDEAKEEVAELVEYLREPSRFQKLGGKIPKGVLMVGPPGTGKTLLAKAIAGEAKVPFFTISGSDFVEMFVGVGASRVRDMFEQAKKAAPCIIFIDEIDAVGRQRGAGLGGGHDEREQTLNQMLVEMDGFEGNEGIIVIAATNRPDVLDPALLRPGRFDRQVVVGLPDVRGREQILKVHMRRVPLAPDVDAAIIARGTPGFSGADLANLVNEAALFAARGNKRVVSMVEFEKAKDKIMMGAERRSMVMTEAQKESTAYHEAGHAIIGRLVPEHDPVHKVTIIPRGRALGVTFFLPEGDAISASRQKLESQISTLYGGRLAEEIIYGPEHVSTGASNDIKVATNLARNMVTQWGFSEKLGPLLYAEEEGEVFLGRSVAKAKHMSDETARIIDQEVKSLIERNYNRARQLLNDNLDILHAMKDALMKYETIDAPQIDDLMARRDVRPPAGWEESGASNNSDNNGTPKAPRPVDEPRTPNPGNTMSEQLGDK; encoded by the coding sequence ATGGCGAAAAACCTAATACTCTGGCTGGTCATTGCCGTTGTGCTGATGTCAGTATTCCAGAGCTTTGGGCCCAGCGAGTCTAATGGCCGTAAGGTGGATTACTCTACCTTCCTACAAGAGGTCAATAACGACCAGGTTCGTGAAGCGCGTATCAACGGACGTGAAATCAACGTTACCAAGAAAGATAGTAACCGTTATACCACTTACATTCCGGTTCAGGATCCAAAACTACTGGATAACCTGTTGACCAAGAACGTCAAGGTTGTCGGTGAACCGCCTGAAGAGCCAAGCCTGCTGGCTTCTATCTTCATCTCCTGGTTCCCGATGCTGTTGCTGATTGGTGTCTGGATCTTCTTCATGCGTCAAATGCAGAGCGGCGGTGGCAAAGGTGCTATGTCGTTCGGTAAGAGCAAAGCACGTATGTTGACGGAAGATCAGATCAAAACGACCTTTGCTGACGTTGCTGGTTGCGACGAAGCAAAAGAAGAAGTTGCTGAGCTGGTTGAGTATCTGCGTGAGCCGAGCCGCTTCCAGAAACTGGGCGGTAAGATCCCGAAAGGGGTTCTGATGGTTGGTCCTCCGGGTACTGGTAAAACGTTGCTGGCGAAAGCCATTGCAGGCGAAGCGAAAGTTCCGTTCTTTACCATTTCTGGTTCTGACTTCGTTGAAATGTTCGTTGGTGTTGGTGCATCTCGTGTACGTGACATGTTCGAACAGGCGAAGAAAGCGGCTCCGTGTATCATCTTTATTGATGAAATCGATGCCGTAGGCCGCCAGCGTGGCGCGGGGCTGGGTGGTGGTCACGATGAACGTGAACAGACACTTAACCAGATGCTGGTTGAGATGGACGGCTTCGAAGGTAACGAAGGTATCATCGTGATCGCTGCGACTAACCGCCCGGACGTTCTCGACCCGGCGCTGCTGCGTCCTGGTCGTTTCGACCGTCAGGTTGTGGTTGGTTTGCCAGATGTTCGTGGTCGTGAGCAGATCCTGAAAGTTCACATGCGTCGCGTACCGCTGGCACCAGATGTTGATGCGGCAATTATCGCCCGTGGTACACCGGGCTTCTCTGGCGCAGATCTGGCTAACCTGGTGAACGAAGCAGCACTGTTCGCTGCACGTGGCAATAAACGTGTTGTTTCGATGGTTGAGTTCGAGAAAGCGAAAGACAAAATCATGATGGGCGCGGAACGTCGCTCCATGGTGATGACGGAAGCGCAGAAAGAGTCCACCGCGTATCACGAAGCAGGCCATGCGATTATCGGTCGCTTGGTGCCGGAACACGATCCGGTACACAAAGTAACGATTATCCCGCGCGGTCGTGCGTTGGGTGTGACCTTCTTCCTGCCTGAAGGCGATGCTATCAGTGCCAGCCGTCAGAAACTGGAAAGCCAGATCAGTACCCTGTACGGCGGTCGTCTGGCAGAAGAGATCATCTACGGACCGGAACATGTTTCTACCGGGGCGTCCAACGACATTAAAGTTGCGACCAACCTGGCGCGTAACATGGTGACCCAGTGGGGCTTCTCTGAGAAACTCGGTCCGCTACTGTATGCGGAAGAAGAAGGTGAAGTTTTCCTCGGTCGTAGCGTGGCCAAAGCTAAACATATGTCCGATGAAACTGCGCGTATCATCGACCAGGAAGTGAAGTCACTGATTGAACGTAACTACAATCGTGCGCGTCAGTTGTTGAACGACAACCTGGATATCCTGCATGCGATGAAAGATGCACTCATGAAATATGAGACCATCGACGCACCGCAGATTGATGACCTGATGGCGCGTCGCGATGTACGTCCGCCTGCAGGTTGGGAAGAGTCGGGAGCATCTAACAATTCTGACAATAATGGCACTCCAAAGGCACCGCGTCCGGTTGATGAACCACGCACGCCAAATCCGGGTAATACCATGTCAGAGCAGTTAGGCGACAAGTAA
- the rlmE gene encoding 23S rRNA (uridine(2552)-2'-O)-methyltransferase RlmE, whose amino-acid sequence MTGKKRSASSSRWLQEHFSDKYVQQAQKKGLRSRAWFKLDEIQQSDKLFKPGMTVVDLGAAPGGWSQYVVTQIGGKGRIIACDLLPMDPIVGVDFLQGDFRDELVMKALLERVGDSKVQVVMSDMAPNMSGTPAVDIPRAMYLVELALEMCRDVLAPGGSFVVKVFQGEGFDEYLREIRSLFTKVKVRKPDSSRARSREVYIVATGRKP is encoded by the coding sequence ATGACAGGTAAGAAGCGTTCTGCCAGTTCCAGCCGCTGGCTTCAGGAACACTTTAGCGATAAATATGTTCAACAGGCACAGAAAAAGGGGTTACGTTCCCGTGCCTGGTTTAAACTTGATGAAATACAGCAAAGTGACAAACTCTTTAAACCGGGAATGACGGTAGTCGACCTTGGCGCCGCGCCGGGTGGTTGGTCACAATATGTAGTCACCCAAATTGGCGGCAAAGGCCGTATCATCGCTTGCGATCTTTTACCTATGGATCCTATCGTTGGTGTGGACTTTCTTCAGGGCGATTTTCGTGATGAACTGGTCATGAAGGCTCTGCTGGAGCGTGTAGGCGACAGCAAAGTCCAGGTTGTCATGTCAGATATGGCACCAAACATGAGCGGAACACCGGCGGTGGATATCCCCCGTGCCATGTATCTGGTGGAACTGGCGCTAGAAATGTGTCGTGATGTGTTAGCGCCGGGTGGCAGTTTTGTAGTGAAGGTGTTCCAGGGCGAAGGTTTCGATGAGTATCTAAGGGAAATTCGCTCCCTGTTTACGAAGGTTAAAGTTCGTAAGCCGGACTCTTCTCGTGCACGTTCGCGGGAAGTGTATATTGTAGCGACCGGGCGTAAACCCTAA
- the yhbY gene encoding ribosome assembly RNA-binding protein YhbY: protein MNLSTKQKQHLKGLAHPLKPVVLLGSNGLTEGVLAEIEQALEHHELIKVKIATEDRETKTLIVEAIVRETGACNVQVIGKTLVLYRPTKERKISLPR, encoded by the coding sequence ATGAATCTGAGTACTAAACAAAAACAGCACCTGAAAGGTCTGGCACATCCGCTCAAGCCAGTTGTTCTGCTTGGCAGTAATGGTTTGACCGAAGGGGTGCTGGCCGAGATTGAACAAGCGCTAGAGCACCATGAACTCATCAAGGTGAAAATCGCAACAGAAGATCGCGAAACTAAAACCTTGATCGTGGAAGCTATCGTGCGCGAAACCGGCGCCTGTAATGTACAGGTCATCGGTAAAACGCTGGTGCTTTATCGCCCAACTAAAGAACGTAAAATCTCGCTGCCACGCTAA
- the greA gene encoding transcription elongation factor GreA, protein MQAIPMTLRGAEKLREELDFLKSVRRPEIIAAIAEAREHGDLKENAEYHAAREQQGFCEGRIKDIEAKLSNAQVIDVTKMPNNGRVIFGATVTVLNLDSDEEQTYRIVGDDEADFKQNLISVNSPIARGLIGKEEDDVVVIKTPGGEVEFEVIKVEYL, encoded by the coding sequence ATGCAAGCTATTCCGATGACCTTACGCGGCGCTGAAAAATTACGCGAAGAGCTGGATTTTCTGAAATCTGTGCGCCGTCCTGAAATCATTGCTGCTATTGCTGAAGCGCGTGAACATGGCGATCTGAAAGAGAACGCCGAATACCACGCAGCTCGTGAGCAGCAGGGCTTCTGCGAAGGCCGTATTAAAGATATCGAAGCCAAGCTGTCGAACGCTCAGGTAATCGATGTCACCAAAATGCCGAACAATGGTCGCGTTATTTTTGGTGCTACCGTAACGGTGTTGAATCTGGATTCTGATGAAGAGCAGACTTATCGCATCGTAGGTGATGACGAAGCTGACTTTAAACAAAACCTGATTTCTGTAAACTCGCCTATCGCTCGTGGCTTGATCGGCAAAGAAGAAGATGATGTTGTGGTCATCAAAACGCCGGGCGGTGAAGTAGAATTTGAAGTAATTAAGGTGGAATACCTGTAA